A single window of Ornithorhynchus anatinus isolate Pmale09 chromosome 3, mOrnAna1.pri.v4, whole genome shotgun sequence DNA harbors:
- the CPSF7 gene encoding cleavage and polyadenylation specificity factor subunit 7 isoform X2 — protein sequence MSEGVDLIDIYADEEFNQPRAEKMKEDAPECPRPSESKLEKGWGTSVQDSEFSNADQIDLYDDVLAASAQPSDDRSASAEPPPPIRQEQSPKPNSKSPAILYTYSGLRNKRAAVYVGSFSWWTTDQQLIQIIRSVGVYDVVELKFAENRANGQSKGYAEVVVASENSVHKLLELLPGKILNGEKVDVRLATRQNLSQFEAQARKRVPPRAHSRDSSDSADGRATPTENLVPPPPRVLPYFNRPPSALPLMGLPPPPIPPPPPLSSGFGVPPPPPGIHYQHLMPPPPRLPPHLAVPPPGAIPPALHLNPAFFPPPNAAVGPPPDAYIKASAPYNHHGSRELGPPPSTVSEAEFEEIMNRNRAISSSAISKAVSGASAGDYSDAIETLLTAIAVIKQSRVANDERCRVLISSLKDCLHGIEAKSYSMGAGGSSSRKRHRSRERSPSRSRESSRRHRDLLHNEDRHEDYFQERNREHERHRDRERDRHH from the exons GACTCGGAGTTCAGCAATGCAGATCAGATCGACCTGTATGACGATGTGCTGGCGGCCAGCGCCCAGCCTTCTGATGATCGGAGCGCCAGCGCTGAGCCACCGCCTCCCATTCGTCAGGAGCAGTCTCCCAAGCCCAACAGCAAGTCTCCTGCCATCCTGTACACCTACAGCGGACTGCGCAATAAGCGGGCAGCTGTCTACGTGGGCAGCTTCTCCTGG TGGACCACCGACCAACAGCTGATCCAGATCATTCGCTCTGTGGGAGTCTACGATGTGGTGGAGCTGAAGTTCGCCGAGAACCGAGCCAACGGGCAGTCGAAAGG gtACGCTGAGGTGGTGGTGGCCTCTGAGAATTCCGTCCACAAACTCCTGGAGCTCTTGCCTGGCAAGATCCTCAATGGGGAGAAAGTGGACGTGAGGCTGGCCACCCGGCAGAACCTGTCACAGTTTGAGGCGCAGGCTCGGAAAC GAGTGCCGCCGCGGGCCCATTCCCGAGATTCCAGCGACTCCGCTGATGGACGGGCCACACCCACTGAGAACCTtgtgcccccacctccccgcgtGCTGCCCTACTTCAACCGTCCCCCTTCGGCTCTCCCCCTAATGGGTCTGCCCCCAccacccatcccacccccaccgcctCTCTCCTCGGGCTTTGGggtcccgcctccccctcctggAATCCACTACCAGCATctcatgccccctccccctcgaCTGCCTCCCCACCTGGCCGTGCCTCCCCCTGGGGCCATCCCCCCCGCTCTTCACCTCAACCCAGCCTTCTTCCCCCCACCGAATGCTGCAGTGGGTCCCCCACCAGATGCTTATATCAAGGCCTCTGCGCCCTATAACCACCACGGCAG CCGAGAGCTGGGCCCTCCGCCCTCTACTGTGAGTGAAGCTGAGTTTGAGGAGATCATGAACCGAAACAGAGCGATTTCCAGCAGTGCCATTTCCAAAGCGGTGTCTGGAGCCAGTGCAG gggATTACAGCGACGCCATTGAGACTCTGCTCACAGCCATCGCTGTCATCAAACAGTCCCGCGTCGCCAATGACGAGCGCTGTCGggtcctcatctcctccctcaaGGACTGTCTTCATGGCATTGAAGCCAAGTCCTACAGCATGGGCGCCGGCGGGAGCTCTTCCAG GAAAAGACACCGGTCTCGGGAGCGGTCACCCAGTCGGTCCCGGGAGAGCAGCCGGAGGCACCGGGACCTGCTCCACAACGAGGATCGGCATGAGGATTATTTCCAAGAAAGGAACCGGGAGCACGAGAGACACCGGGACAGAGAAAGGGACCGGCACCACTGA
- the CPSF7 gene encoding cleavage and polyadenylation specificity factor subunit 7 isoform X3, producing MSEGVDLIDIYADEEFNQDSEFSNADQIDLYDDVLAASAQPSDDRSASAEPPPPIRQEQSPKPNSKSPAILYTYSGLRNKRAAVYVGSFSWWTTDQQLIQIIRSVGVYDVVELKFAENRANGQSKGYAEVVVASENSVHKLLELLPGKILNGEKVDVRLATRQNLSQFEAQARKRPTCKIPPCFGPQLPGVPPRAHSRDSSDSADGRATPTENLVPPPPRVLPYFNRPPSALPLMGLPPPPIPPPPPLSSGFGVPPPPPGIHYQHLMPPPPRLPPHLAVPPPGAIPPALHLNPAFFPPPNAAVGPPPDAYIKASAPYNHHGSRELGPPPSTVSEAEFEEIMNRNRAISSSAISKAVSGASAGDYSDAIETLLTAIAVIKQSRVANDERCRVLISSLKDCLHGIEAKSYSMGAGGSSSRKRHRSRERSPSRSRESSRRHRDLLHNEDRHEDYFQERNREHERHRDRERDRHH from the exons GACTCGGAGTTCAGCAATGCAGATCAGATCGACCTGTATGACGATGTGCTGGCGGCCAGCGCCCAGCCTTCTGATGATCGGAGCGCCAGCGCTGAGCCACCGCCTCCCATTCGTCAGGAGCAGTCTCCCAAGCCCAACAGCAAGTCTCCTGCCATCCTGTACACCTACAGCGGACTGCGCAATAAGCGGGCAGCTGTCTACGTGGGCAGCTTCTCCTGG TGGACCACCGACCAACAGCTGATCCAGATCATTCGCTCTGTGGGAGTCTACGATGTGGTGGAGCTGAAGTTCGCCGAGAACCGAGCCAACGGGCAGTCGAAAGG gtACGCTGAGGTGGTGGTGGCCTCTGAGAATTCCGTCCACAAACTCCTGGAGCTCTTGCCTGGCAAGATCCTCAATGGGGAGAAAGTGGACGTGAGGCTGGCCACCCGGCAGAACCTGTCACAGTTTGAGGCGCAGGCTCGGAAAC GTCCTACTTGCAAAATCCCGCCCTgctttgggcctcagctgccaG GAGTGCCGCCGCGGGCCCATTCCCGAGATTCCAGCGACTCCGCTGATGGACGGGCCACACCCACTGAGAACCTtgtgcccccacctccccgcgtGCTGCCCTACTTCAACCGTCCCCCTTCGGCTCTCCCCCTAATGGGTCTGCCCCCAccacccatcccacccccaccgcctCTCTCCTCGGGCTTTGGggtcccgcctccccctcctggAATCCACTACCAGCATctcatgccccctccccctcgaCTGCCTCCCCACCTGGCCGTGCCTCCCCCTGGGGCCATCCCCCCCGCTCTTCACCTCAACCCAGCCTTCTTCCCCCCACCGAATGCTGCAGTGGGTCCCCCACCAGATGCTTATATCAAGGCCTCTGCGCCCTATAACCACCACGGCAG CCGAGAGCTGGGCCCTCCGCCCTCTACTGTGAGTGAAGCTGAGTTTGAGGAGATCATGAACCGAAACAGAGCGATTTCCAGCAGTGCCATTTCCAAAGCGGTGTCTGGAGCCAGTGCAG gggATTACAGCGACGCCATTGAGACTCTGCTCACAGCCATCGCTGTCATCAAACAGTCCCGCGTCGCCAATGACGAGCGCTGTCGggtcctcatctcctccctcaaGGACTGTCTTCATGGCATTGAAGCCAAGTCCTACAGCATGGGCGCCGGCGGGAGCTCTTCCAG GAAAAGACACCGGTCTCGGGAGCGGTCACCCAGTCGGTCCCGGGAGAGCAGCCGGAGGCACCGGGACCTGCTCCACAACGAGGATCGGCATGAGGATTATTTCCAAGAAAGGAACCGGGAGCACGAGAGACACCGGGACAGAGAAAGGGACCGGCACCACTGA
- the CPSF7 gene encoding cleavage and polyadenylation specificity factor subunit 7 isoform X1 — protein MSEGVDLIDIYADEEFNQPRAEKMKEDAPECPRPSESKLEKGWGTSVQDSEFSNADQIDLYDDVLAASAQPSDDRSASAEPPPPIRQEQSPKPNSKSPAILYTYSGLRNKRAAVYVGSFSWWTTDQQLIQIIRSVGVYDVVELKFAENRANGQSKGYAEVVVASENSVHKLLELLPGKILNGEKVDVRLATRQNLSQFEAQARKRPTCKIPPCFGPQLPGVPPRAHSRDSSDSADGRATPTENLVPPPPRVLPYFNRPPSALPLMGLPPPPIPPPPPLSSGFGVPPPPPGIHYQHLMPPPPRLPPHLAVPPPGAIPPALHLNPAFFPPPNAAVGPPPDAYIKASAPYNHHGSRELGPPPSTVSEAEFEEIMNRNRAISSSAISKAVSGASAGDYSDAIETLLTAIAVIKQSRVANDERCRVLISSLKDCLHGIEAKSYSMGAGGSSSRKRHRSRERSPSRSRESSRRHRDLLHNEDRHEDYFQERNREHERHRDRERDRHH, from the exons GACTCGGAGTTCAGCAATGCAGATCAGATCGACCTGTATGACGATGTGCTGGCGGCCAGCGCCCAGCCTTCTGATGATCGGAGCGCCAGCGCTGAGCCACCGCCTCCCATTCGTCAGGAGCAGTCTCCCAAGCCCAACAGCAAGTCTCCTGCCATCCTGTACACCTACAGCGGACTGCGCAATAAGCGGGCAGCTGTCTACGTGGGCAGCTTCTCCTGG TGGACCACCGACCAACAGCTGATCCAGATCATTCGCTCTGTGGGAGTCTACGATGTGGTGGAGCTGAAGTTCGCCGAGAACCGAGCCAACGGGCAGTCGAAAGG gtACGCTGAGGTGGTGGTGGCCTCTGAGAATTCCGTCCACAAACTCCTGGAGCTCTTGCCTGGCAAGATCCTCAATGGGGAGAAAGTGGACGTGAGGCTGGCCACCCGGCAGAACCTGTCACAGTTTGAGGCGCAGGCTCGGAAAC GTCCTACTTGCAAAATCCCGCCCTgctttgggcctcagctgccaG GAGTGCCGCCGCGGGCCCATTCCCGAGATTCCAGCGACTCCGCTGATGGACGGGCCACACCCACTGAGAACCTtgtgcccccacctccccgcgtGCTGCCCTACTTCAACCGTCCCCCTTCGGCTCTCCCCCTAATGGGTCTGCCCCCAccacccatcccacccccaccgcctCTCTCCTCGGGCTTTGGggtcccgcctccccctcctggAATCCACTACCAGCATctcatgccccctccccctcgaCTGCCTCCCCACCTGGCCGTGCCTCCCCCTGGGGCCATCCCCCCCGCTCTTCACCTCAACCCAGCCTTCTTCCCCCCACCGAATGCTGCAGTGGGTCCCCCACCAGATGCTTATATCAAGGCCTCTGCGCCCTATAACCACCACGGCAG CCGAGAGCTGGGCCCTCCGCCCTCTACTGTGAGTGAAGCTGAGTTTGAGGAGATCATGAACCGAAACAGAGCGATTTCCAGCAGTGCCATTTCCAAAGCGGTGTCTGGAGCCAGTGCAG gggATTACAGCGACGCCATTGAGACTCTGCTCACAGCCATCGCTGTCATCAAACAGTCCCGCGTCGCCAATGACGAGCGCTGTCGggtcctcatctcctccctcaaGGACTGTCTTCATGGCATTGAAGCCAAGTCCTACAGCATGGGCGCCGGCGGGAGCTCTTCCAG GAAAAGACACCGGTCTCGGGAGCGGTCACCCAGTCGGTCCCGGGAGAGCAGCCGGAGGCACCGGGACCTGCTCCACAACGAGGATCGGCATGAGGATTATTTCCAAGAAAGGAACCGGGAGCACGAGAGACACCGGGACAGAGAAAGGGACCGGCACCACTGA
- the CPSF7 gene encoding cleavage and polyadenylation specificity factor subunit 7 isoform X4 has product MSEGVDLIDIYADEEFNQDSEFSNADQIDLYDDVLAASAQPSDDRSASAEPPPPIRQEQSPKPNSKSPAILYTYSGLRNKRAAVYVGSFSWWTTDQQLIQIIRSVGVYDVVELKFAENRANGQSKGYAEVVVASENSVHKLLELLPGKILNGEKVDVRLATRQNLSQFEAQARKRVPPRAHSRDSSDSADGRATPTENLVPPPPRVLPYFNRPPSALPLMGLPPPPIPPPPPLSSGFGVPPPPPGIHYQHLMPPPPRLPPHLAVPPPGAIPPALHLNPAFFPPPNAAVGPPPDAYIKASAPYNHHGSRELGPPPSTVSEAEFEEIMNRNRAISSSAISKAVSGASAGDYSDAIETLLTAIAVIKQSRVANDERCRVLISSLKDCLHGIEAKSYSMGAGGSSSRKRHRSRERSPSRSRESSRRHRDLLHNEDRHEDYFQERNREHERHRDRERDRHH; this is encoded by the exons GACTCGGAGTTCAGCAATGCAGATCAGATCGACCTGTATGACGATGTGCTGGCGGCCAGCGCCCAGCCTTCTGATGATCGGAGCGCCAGCGCTGAGCCACCGCCTCCCATTCGTCAGGAGCAGTCTCCCAAGCCCAACAGCAAGTCTCCTGCCATCCTGTACACCTACAGCGGACTGCGCAATAAGCGGGCAGCTGTCTACGTGGGCAGCTTCTCCTGG TGGACCACCGACCAACAGCTGATCCAGATCATTCGCTCTGTGGGAGTCTACGATGTGGTGGAGCTGAAGTTCGCCGAGAACCGAGCCAACGGGCAGTCGAAAGG gtACGCTGAGGTGGTGGTGGCCTCTGAGAATTCCGTCCACAAACTCCTGGAGCTCTTGCCTGGCAAGATCCTCAATGGGGAGAAAGTGGACGTGAGGCTGGCCACCCGGCAGAACCTGTCACAGTTTGAGGCGCAGGCTCGGAAAC GAGTGCCGCCGCGGGCCCATTCCCGAGATTCCAGCGACTCCGCTGATGGACGGGCCACACCCACTGAGAACCTtgtgcccccacctccccgcgtGCTGCCCTACTTCAACCGTCCCCCTTCGGCTCTCCCCCTAATGGGTCTGCCCCCAccacccatcccacccccaccgcctCTCTCCTCGGGCTTTGGggtcccgcctccccctcctggAATCCACTACCAGCATctcatgccccctccccctcgaCTGCCTCCCCACCTGGCCGTGCCTCCCCCTGGGGCCATCCCCCCCGCTCTTCACCTCAACCCAGCCTTCTTCCCCCCACCGAATGCTGCAGTGGGTCCCCCACCAGATGCTTATATCAAGGCCTCTGCGCCCTATAACCACCACGGCAG CCGAGAGCTGGGCCCTCCGCCCTCTACTGTGAGTGAAGCTGAGTTTGAGGAGATCATGAACCGAAACAGAGCGATTTCCAGCAGTGCCATTTCCAAAGCGGTGTCTGGAGCCAGTGCAG gggATTACAGCGACGCCATTGAGACTCTGCTCACAGCCATCGCTGTCATCAAACAGTCCCGCGTCGCCAATGACGAGCGCTGTCGggtcctcatctcctccctcaaGGACTGTCTTCATGGCATTGAAGCCAAGTCCTACAGCATGGGCGCCGGCGGGAGCTCTTCCAG GAAAAGACACCGGTCTCGGGAGCGGTCACCCAGTCGGTCCCGGGAGAGCAGCCGGAGGCACCGGGACCTGCTCCACAACGAGGATCGGCATGAGGATTATTTCCAAGAAAGGAACCGGGAGCACGAGAGACACCGGGACAGAGAAAGGGACCGGCACCACTGA